In one Chroicocephalus ridibundus chromosome Z, bChrRid1.1, whole genome shotgun sequence genomic region, the following are encoded:
- the LOC134508819 gene encoding uncharacterized protein LOC134508819, with protein MALQLLALRFLLVLVSLLAAQGQEEPDPKVQGVPWVTETCQRPRWDSRLRLAPDQENYRKNEEVVLSCIEGFLPSFTHIKCSSEVQSISHGKPVNREVWRGRNNTSDWIRIRSNVECLELLQVVSSLEISSTSIKLNWTCRLPDACQHMRARCRLAAPSSPPCEAEEVEGEEMLHGQEGTLTCAPLQPFTEYSVTISLPPSMILFSWLVRTEETVPDKPEKLWLDPNTGSLSWEPLPSCKGEIIGYQLNITTRSAQDGSFLEMERLRLSSSVTEHPLPQHSPGNSYVVAIQGVTAVGAGAASLWEFQTNSPDTPHPLDTSCRSIHVISPSHGTAVIPLHPIARPPEATREHQLIVAVAHNGTALEGACLGEPQPFNASQQPATYVAAVLNLTGPMDFVLGTGTHGQGYHNAALQPGWDYMVLLRHVHRSQQAEKFTCVCYSFSVVAGLHPSPWRGTVIGMVVLLVVLLLSAGILWFVLSRKKKSLPSTAKEDN; from the exons ATGGCCCTGCAGTTGCTGGCTCTGAGGTTTCTCCTGGTCCTTGTATCTCTGCTGGCAGCACAGGGCCAGGAAGAACCTGATCCCAAGGTCCAAGGAGTGCCCTGGGTAACAG AAACATGCCAAAGGCCCCGGTGGGACTCAAGACTCCGGCTGGCACCAGACCAGGAGAATTACAGGAAGAACGAAGAAGTGGTGCTGAGTTGCATTGAAGGTTTTCTGCCGTCCTTCACCCACATCAAATGTTCAAGCGAAGTCCAGTCCATCAGTCATGGGAAACCTGTAAACAGGGAAGTTTGGCGTGGAAGGAACAACACAAGTGACTGGATCCGCATCCGGTCCAACGTGGAGTGCCTTG AGCTCCTCCAGGTTGTCTCCTCCTTGGAGATTTCCAGCACCAGCATCAAACTGAACTGGACCTGCAGGCTCCCTGATGCCTGCCAGCACATGCGGGCCAGGTGCCGCCTGGCTGCTCCTTCGTCTCCTCCCTGTGAGgctgaggaggtggagggagaggagatgctcCACGGCCAGGAGGGAACACTCACCTGtgcccctctgcagcccttcACCGAATACAGTGTCACCATCTCCCTGCCCCCCAGCATGATTCTTTTCTCATGGTTGGTTAGGACAGAGGAAACAG TGCCAGACAAACCAGAGAAGCTTTGGCTGGATCCCAACACAGGGTCCCTCTCATGGGAGCCACTGCCCTCCTGCAAAGGGGAGATCATCGGATACCAG ctgaacATCACGACCAGGAGCGCGCAGGATGGCAGTTTCCTGGAGATGGAGCGGCTGCGGCTGAGCAGCTCCGTCACTGAGCACCCGCTGCCTCAGCACAGCCCCGGCAACAGCTACGTGGTGGCGATCCAGGGAGTCACGGCCGTCGGAGCCGGGGCTGCGTCGCTGTGGGAGTTTCAGACCAACAGCCCAG ACACTCCGCACCCTCTCGACACCAGCTGCCGCAGCATCCATGTTATCTCCCCATCCCATGGGACAGCTGTGATCCCACTCCACCCCATCGCCCGTCCCCCCGAGGCGACGAG GGAGCACCAGCTCATCGTGGCCGTGGCCCACAACGGCACGGCGCTGGAAGGTGCCTGCCTGGGGGAGCCGCAGCCCTTCAACGCCAGCCAGCAGCCCGCCACCTACGTGGCCGCCGTGCTCAACCTCACCGGCCCCATGGACTTTGTGCTGGGCACCGGGACCCACGGGCAGGGCTACCACAACGCTGCCCTTCAGCCGGGCTGGGACTACATGGTCCTTCTGCGCCACGTCCACCGCTCACAGCAG GCAGAGAAGTTCACCTGCGTCTGCTACAGCTTCTCTGTTG TTGCAGGGCTGCATCCGTCCCCATGGCGTGGGACTGTGATTGGGATGGTTGTGCTGCTGGTAGTCCTTCTCCTGTCTGCAGGGATCCTGTGGTTTGTGCTTTCCAG GAAAAAGAAGTCTTTGCCCAGCACAGCTAAGGAGGATAATTAA